In a genomic window of Pseudomonas oryzihabitans:
- a CDS encoding FecR family protein has protein sequence MKRALWGLLLFGVLFRAPGVFADDAHVALIKSVSGSVKILRQAAILDAKVGTTLQVADRLQVGPEATAAIVFLDGTLLTLGSGADVQVRDYLFEPKNSHYGFSLYLNKGSAIYASGKIGKVSPESVKIETPSAIIGVRGTRFLVQAQ, from the coding sequence ATGAAGAGAGCTTTGTGGGGGTTGCTGCTGTTCGGTGTGCTGTTCAGGGCACCCGGGGTCTTTGCCGATGATGCCCATGTGGCCTTGATCAAGAGCGTGTCGGGCAGCGTCAAGATCCTGCGCCAGGCTGCCATCCTGGACGCCAAGGTCGGTACGACCTTGCAGGTAGCGGATCGTCTGCAAGTGGGGCCGGAAGCCACGGCGGCCATCGTCTTTCTCGATGGCACCCTGCTCACCCTGGGCAGCGGCGCCGATGTGCAAGTGCGTGACTATCTGTTCGAGCCCAAGAACAGCCACTATGGCTTTTCGCTGTATCTGAACAAGGGCTCGGCGATCTACGCCTCCGGCAAGATCGGCAAGGTCTCTCCCGAGTCGGTGAAGATCGAAACGCCGTCCGCCATCATCGGGGTGCGTGGCACCCGCTTCCTGGTGCAGGCGCAATGA
- a CDS encoding OmpA family protein, whose translation MKSMFGACRRPSLSALLFTLLVLGGCASPPQTSVVLMPDEDGHVGAVSIANPGGRQTLDQGYAQVTVAQPGQAPTPSQAVNQAVFEQQHRQILAAQPSPPKTFTLNFLSDSMELTPQSKALLPEVLETARQRLPTEISVFGHADASGTPAYNLDLSAQRAHKVAALLQRLDPHLVVNVDFFGDKVPLVPSRPGKSEPRNRRVEILIL comes from the coding sequence ATGAAATCCATGTTCGGAGCTTGCCGTCGTCCTTCGCTGAGCGCTCTGCTGTTTACCCTCTTGGTGCTGGGCGGCTGCGCCAGCCCGCCGCAAACCAGTGTGGTGCTGATGCCCGACGAAGACGGCCATGTCGGCGCGGTCTCGATTGCCAACCCTGGCGGGCGGCAAACCCTGGACCAGGGCTACGCTCAGGTCACCGTGGCGCAACCCGGTCAGGCACCCACGCCTTCGCAGGCGGTGAATCAAGCGGTCTTCGAACAGCAGCATCGCCAGATCCTCGCGGCTCAGCCTTCGCCTCCCAAGACCTTCACGCTCAATTTCCTCTCCGACAGCATGGAGCTCACGCCCCAGTCCAAGGCGCTGCTGCCGGAGGTGCTGGAAACGGCGCGTCAGCGCCTGCCGACCGAGATCTCGGTATTCGGGCACGCCGATGCCTCCGGTACCCCGGCCTACAATCTCGACCTCTCGGCCCAGCGCGCGCACAAGGTCGCCGCGCTGTTGCAGCGACTCGATCCTCATCTGGTCGTCAACGTCGATTTCTTCGGCGACAAGGTTCCGCTGGTGCCGTCCCGTCCCGGAAAGTCCGAACCGCGTAACCGACGTGTCGAAATCCTGATCCTCTAA
- a CDS encoding CHASE2 domain-containing protein: MNAIATALRRRAPWMFLVSLGLSLAFGLSAMLHWAPLEYLDRVAYDQLNRVFANTGEAPDVQVVSIDEASLAALGQWPWPRYRIAELLSRIAEAQPAAIAVDILFSEPDRTSLRALQNTFKADLGLDLSVAGIPPELQDNDGYLGQVMGQTGAVGARFLSQGAELAPATGLRAGVGFEGALDTLQLPKASSVLNSVPPIASQTRFSGFINSQPDSDGVLRRVPLLMTYQGIVHPSLALAAVMRALNMTSATVTSGFFGPTLRLGTHQVALDDQGRALLRLNAGPERYSQLSALDVLRGEVPKASFKGRVVFVGVSAVGLNDSYVTALGQNFSGVRLQAALAQDLLDATLVRVPPFAGPLQLALCLLGGLLLSVGFFTQRSDRPFGLLVAALLIVPLGGGAWLFARHGVFIPLAAPLLLVMILAGMAMMTRVMVARHHERLWRRQLERSRQVTIESMAAVAETRDPETGAHIKRTQHYVRAIAEQLQRSGQAGDVLTPEYIQLLYLSAPLHDIGKVGVPDAILLKPGRLTPDEMAIMQRHAEFGRQIILNTASHLEEEDNFLALAADIAATHHEKWDGSGYPNGLSGTAIPLAGRIMAVADIYDALISRRCYKEPFSHEHSLELMREMRGTTFDPLILDAFLAIEPQILAIAERFHDEGADASRRLL; the protein is encoded by the coding sequence ATGAACGCCATTGCCACAGCGCTGCGCCGTCGCGCGCCCTGGATGTTTCTGGTCAGCCTCGGGCTCTCGCTGGCCTTCGGCCTGAGCGCCATGCTGCACTGGGCGCCGCTGGAATACCTTGATCGCGTCGCTTACGATCAGCTCAACAGAGTCTTCGCCAACACCGGGGAAGCCCCGGATGTCCAGGTGGTCAGCATCGACGAGGCCAGCCTCGCTGCCCTCGGCCAATGGCCCTGGCCACGTTACCGGATCGCCGAACTGCTCTCCCGTATCGCCGAAGCCCAGCCGGCGGCGATTGCCGTCGACATCCTTTTCAGCGAACCGGACCGCACTTCGCTCAGGGCGCTGCAAAACACCTTCAAAGCCGATCTCGGTCTGGACCTGAGCGTGGCGGGGATACCGCCAGAATTGCAGGACAACGATGGCTATCTCGGCCAGGTGATGGGCCAGACTGGCGCGGTGGGCGCCCGCTTCCTGAGCCAGGGGGCGGAGCTGGCGCCGGCCACCGGTCTGCGGGCCGGCGTGGGCTTCGAGGGGGCCCTGGATACCCTGCAACTGCCCAAGGCGAGTAGCGTGTTGAACAGCGTGCCGCCGATCGCCAGCCAGACGCGCTTCAGCGGTTTCATCAACAGTCAGCCGGACAGCGATGGCGTCCTGCGTCGCGTCCCGTTGCTGATGACCTATCAGGGCATCGTCCATCCCAGTCTGGCGTTGGCCGCGGTCATGCGCGCGTTGAACATGACCAGCGCTACGGTGACGTCAGGCTTCTTCGGGCCGACGCTGCGCCTGGGGACTCATCAGGTAGCGCTCGACGATCAAGGCCGGGCGCTGCTACGGCTGAACGCCGGTCCCGAGCGCTATTCGCAATTGTCGGCGCTGGACGTGCTCAGAGGCGAGGTGCCCAAGGCGTCGTTCAAGGGGCGCGTCGTCTTCGTCGGCGTTTCGGCCGTCGGCTTGAACGACAGCTATGTCACGGCACTGGGCCAGAACTTCTCCGGCGTCAGACTGCAGGCGGCCCTGGCGCAGGATCTGCTCGACGCTACCCTGGTCCGCGTTCCACCCTTCGCGGGCCCCTTGCAGCTGGCGCTCTGCCTACTAGGCGGTCTGCTGCTGTCGGTGGGTTTCTTCACCCAGCGTAGCGACCGACCTTTCGGCCTGCTGGTGGCGGCGCTCCTGATCGTTCCCTTGGGGGGCGGTGCCTGGCTGTTCGCCCGCCACGGCGTCTTCATACCCCTGGCGGCGCCGTTGTTGCTGGTGATGATCCTAGCGGGAATGGCGATGATGACGCGCGTAATGGTCGCGCGGCACCATGAGCGCCTCTGGCGTCGACAACTCGAGCGCTCCCGGCAGGTCACCATCGAGTCCATGGCTGCGGTGGCCGAAACGCGTGATCCGGAGACCGGGGCCCACATCAAGCGTACCCAGCATTACGTGCGCGCCATCGCCGAACAGCTGCAGCGAAGCGGTCAGGCAGGGGATGTCCTCACGCCGGAATACATCCAGTTGTTGTACCTCTCCGCGCCCTTGCACGACATCGGCAAGGTCGGCGTGCCCGACGCCATCCTGCTCAAACCCGGCCGCCTCACGCCGGACGAGATGGCCATCATGCAGCGCCACGCCGAATTCGGTCGGCAGATCATCCTGAATACCGCCAGTCATCTTGAGGAAGAGGACAACTTCCTCGCCCTGGCTGCCGACATCGCCGCCACCCATCATGAAAAATGGGACGGCAGCGGCTATCCGAATGGCCTGAGCGGCACGGCCATTCCCCTGGCCGGACGCATCATGGCGGTGGCCGACATCTACGACGCCCTGATCAGCCGGCGGTGCTACAAGGAGCCCTTCAGCCACGAGCACTCGTTGGAGCTGATGCGTGAGATGCGCGGGACCACCTTCGATCCGCTGATACTGGACGCCTTCCTGGCTATCGAGCCGCAGATCCTCGCCATCGCCGAGCGCTTTCACGATGAAGGCGCCGACGCTTCTCGCCGTCTGCTCTGA
- a CDS encoding TonB-dependent siderophore receptor, with amino-acid sequence MQLFSLRLLALSVSLSVAALAQAAPVSLAQPAQPLAAALQSFARASGFEVNYDPATLAGKRAPALAGRLEPDVALQRLLAGSGLAASVSGNVVTIVPVATQAATGSVALDATTITADDGSLVGRATTEGTHSYTTGAMSTSTGLPLSIRETPQSVSVITRQRMEDQGMTDLNDVVRYAPGVTLNRFGGDRQEFLARGFRIDNIMYDGLPTTAGTFTLDTLSSADLALYDRVEVVRGATGLMTGAGDPSATLNLVRKRPTAFPQVSITTSAGNWDRYRTEVDASNKLNEAGTLRGRAVAAYEDGNSFQDVRERKRQTFYGVLEADLSDATTWTLGASKQREDKTSDWGSLPSGPNGEDLHLPRSTFLSGDWSYWDQDTYTLFSDITHTFANGWKAKLAAQQVWANSDTYSNYLTSVAPDYSYTSVSDLGTASGAYRTDSDQLNLDASVNGPFQLLGREHELMAGISRRQEKFYQRGGYSAPTPVDIFDFRPSSIAKPAKGSLSPYASKNTTTEEAVYAAARFNPADPLHIIVGGRVSWYDFDNLYSDNDYKATREVTPYAGIIYDLNDTYSVYASYTEIFKPQSEQDSGGSVLQPMTGKSYEIGLKGAYFDGALNASIALFDTLQENRAYLPANQATFCPGYPARSCYDAAGEVRSRGIDAEISGQLTPQWQASAAYTLLVSEYTKDVQYQGRRFAPDQPKHLFKAATSYQLTGALSNWRIGGDVQAQSETFQRVGNGAAKQNSYALVGLMAGYRFNEHWDGRVNVNNLFDEKYWQGIPEGTGQGVYGDPRNVMFSLKWTL; translated from the coding sequence ATGCAACTCTTCTCCCTTCGCCTTCTCGCGCTTTCCGTTTCCCTGAGCGTGGCGGCCCTGGCCCAGGCCGCGCCTGTCTCGTTGGCGCAACCCGCGCAGCCGCTCGCCGCTGCCTTGCAAAGCTTCGCGCGCGCCAGTGGTTTCGAGGTGAACTACGATCCCGCGACCCTGGCCGGCAAACGCGCGCCGGCGCTGGCCGGGCGCCTGGAGCCGGACGTCGCCCTCCAGCGCCTGCTGGCGGGCAGTGGCCTGGCAGCCTCGGTCAGCGGTAACGTCGTGACCATCGTGCCCGTGGCGACCCAGGCCGCAACCGGCAGCGTGGCGCTGGATGCCACCACCATCACGGCGGACGACGGCTCCCTGGTGGGCCGCGCGACCACCGAGGGCACCCACTCCTACACCACGGGGGCGATGAGCACCTCCACCGGCCTCCCCCTGTCGATCCGCGAGACGCCCCAGTCGGTGAGCGTCATCACCCGGCAGCGCATGGAAGACCAAGGCATGACCGACCTGAACGACGTGGTCAGATATGCCCCTGGCGTGACGCTCAACAGGTTCGGCGGCGACCGTCAGGAGTTCCTCGCGCGCGGCTTCCGTATCGACAACATCATGTACGACGGTCTGCCCACCACCGCCGGTACCTTCACCCTCGACACCCTGTCCTCAGCGGACCTGGCCCTCTACGACCGCGTCGAGGTGGTCCGCGGTGCCACCGGCCTGATGACCGGCGCCGGCGACCCCTCCGCGACCCTCAACCTGGTGCGCAAGCGGCCCACGGCCTTTCCCCAGGTCAGCATCACCACCAGCGCCGGCAACTGGGATCGCTACCGCACCGAAGTCGACGCCTCCAACAAGCTCAACGAGGCCGGCACCCTGCGTGGCCGTGCGGTCGCCGCCTACGAGGATGGCAACAGCTTCCAGGACGTTCGCGAGCGCAAGCGCCAGACCTTCTACGGCGTGCTCGAAGCGGACCTGAGTGATGCCACTACCTGGACCCTCGGTGCCTCCAAGCAGCGCGAAGACAAGACTTCCGACTGGGGCAGCCTGCCCAGTGGCCCCAATGGCGAAGACCTGCACCTGCCGCGCTCCACCTTCCTGAGCGGCGACTGGTCCTACTGGGATCAGGACACCTACACCCTGTTCTCCGACATCACCCACACCTTCGCCAACGGCTGGAAAGCCAAGCTGGCGGCGCAGCAGGTCTGGGCGAATTCCGATACCTACTCCAACTACCTGACGTCCGTGGCGCCGGACTACAGCTACACCTCCGTCAGCGATCTCGGTACCGCCTCCGGCGCCTATCGCACCGACTCCGATCAGCTCAACCTCGACGCCTCGGTCAACGGCCCCTTCCAACTGCTGGGTCGGGAGCACGAGTTGATGGCCGGGATCAGTCGGCGCCAGGAGAAGTTCTATCAGCGCGGTGGCTATTCGGCGCCCACCCCGGTCGACATCTTCGACTTCCGCCCCAGCAGCATCGCCAAGCCGGCCAAGGGCAGCCTGTCACCCTATGCCAGCAAGAACACCACCACCGAAGAGGCGGTATACGCCGCGGCGCGCTTCAATCCCGCGGATCCCCTGCACATCATCGTGGGCGGCCGCGTCAGCTGGTACGACTTCGACAATCTGTACAGTGACAACGACTACAAGGCCACGCGCGAAGTCACGCCCTATGCCGGCATCATTTACGACCTGAACGACACCTATTCGGTCTACGCCAGCTACACCGAGATCTTCAAGCCACAAAGCGAGCAAGACTCGGGCGGTTCGGTCCTGCAGCCCATGACCGGCAAGAGCTACGAGATCGGCCTCAAGGGCGCCTATTTCGACGGTGCCCTGAACGCCTCCATCGCGCTGTTCGATACCCTCCAGGAGAACCGCGCCTATCTGCCGGCCAACCAGGCCACCTTCTGCCCGGGCTATCCGGCGCGCAGTTGCTACGATGCGGCCGGCGAAGTGCGCAGCCGTGGTATCGACGCGGAAATCTCCGGTCAGTTGACGCCCCAGTGGCAGGCCTCTGCGGCCTACACCCTGCTGGTGAGCGAATACACCAAGGACGTTCAATACCAGGGTCGCCGCTTCGCGCCCGATCAGCCCAAGCACCTGTTCAAGGCAGCCACCAGCTACCAACTGACCGGTGCCTTGAGCAACTGGCGCATCGGTGGAGACGTCCAGGCGCAGAGTGAAACCTTCCAACGGGTCGGCAACGGCGCAGCCAAGCAGAACAGCTATGCCCTGGTAGGCCTGATGGCGGGCTATCGCTTCAACGAGCACTGGGATGGCCGCGTCAACGTCAACAACCTCTTCGATGAGAAGTACTGGCAGGGTATCCCGGAAGGGACGGGGCAGGGCGTTTACGGCGATCCCCGCAATGTCATGTTCAGCCTGAAGTGGACGCTCTGA
- a CDS encoding GNAT family N-acetyltransferase, producing the protein MSIQLERFAECHAEGLAALYGDPAVARQVLQLPYQTAEQWRQRMSGDREGRVALVALQQGRVVGSASLEQQPRIRRQHCGAIGMGVARDCQGQGIGSQLLAALLDLADNWMNLQRVELTVYSDNEPALALYRKFGFEEEGLLRRYAVRDGVLVDVYSMARFKP; encoded by the coding sequence ATGTCCATCCAGTTGGAGCGCTTCGCCGAATGCCATGCCGAAGGGCTGGCCGCCCTCTATGGCGATCCGGCGGTGGCTCGGCAAGTCCTGCAGCTGCCCTACCAGACCGCCGAGCAGTGGCGGCAGCGTATGAGTGGCGATCGTGAAGGGCGGGTGGCTCTGGTCGCCTTGCAGCAGGGCCGGGTGGTGGGCAGCGCCAGCCTCGAACAGCAGCCACGCATTCGTCGCCAGCATTGCGGCGCGATCGGCATGGGCGTCGCTCGGGATTGCCAGGGGCAGGGCATCGGTAGCCAACTGCTGGCCGCCTTGCTCGATCTCGCCGACAACTGGATGAACCTGCAGCGAGTGGAGCTGACCGTGTACAGCGATAACGAGCCGGCCCTGGCGCTGTACCGCAAATTCGGTTTCGAAGAGGAAGGGCTACTGCGTCGCTATGCGGTGCGCGACGGGGTTCTCGTCGATGTCTACAGCATGGCCCGCTTCAAGCCCTGA
- a CDS encoding LysE family translocator, whose amino-acid sequence MNLIDALLFFPVALLIALTPGPNNFCSLSNGIRYGAVTAGLAALGRNVAFTVFLVISAVGLGAMLLASELAFTVIKWIGALYLLYLGVKSWRSRAFEGLDLAETSTVQPRALHRLMLQEFLIGISNPKAILLFAAIFPQFIDPNRPTAQQFAYLGGTHLFAEMVAAFIYGLFGRQIRRFIRGPRGVRRLNKATGAFFAGAGGLLLTAHR is encoded by the coding sequence ATGAATCTCATCGATGCCCTGCTGTTCTTTCCAGTCGCCCTGCTCATCGCCCTGACACCGGGACCCAACAACTTCTGCTCGCTGAGCAATGGCATCCGCTATGGCGCGGTCACGGCGGGGCTGGCCGCCTTGGGTCGCAACGTGGCCTTCACGGTCTTCCTGGTGATTTCGGCGGTGGGCCTGGGCGCCATGCTGCTGGCTTCGGAGCTGGCCTTCACCGTCATCAAGTGGATCGGCGCGCTCTACCTGCTCTATCTGGGCGTGAAAAGTTGGCGCAGCCGAGCCTTCGAAGGGCTGGACCTGGCCGAGACGAGCACGGTGCAGCCGCGCGCGCTACACCGCTTGATGCTGCAGGAGTTCCTGATCGGCATCAGCAATCCCAAGGCGATCCTGCTGTTCGCCGCGATCTTTCCGCAGTTCATCGATCCCAATCGGCCCACGGCGCAGCAATTCGCCTACCTGGGCGGCACGCACCTGTTCGCGGAAATGGTCGCTGCTTTCATCTATGGCCTCTTCGGCCGGCAGATTCGGCGCTTCATCCGCGGGCCACGCGGCGTGCGCCGGCTCAATAAGGCCACGGGCGCCTTCTTCGCCGGTGCCGGCGGGTTGCTGCTGACCGCCCACCGCTAG
- the ppsR gene encoding posphoenolpyruvate synthetase regulatory kinase/phosphorylase PpsR, producing MQRTAFFISDGTGITAETLGQSLLAQFGDITFRKVTRPYVDTLDKARAMVQQINAAAVQDGARPIIFDTIVNRDIRAILDQSNGFMIDIFSTFLSPLERELSAESSYSVGKSHSIMHNSHYMERIEAVNFALENDDGARTTHYAQADLILVGVSRCGKTPTCLYMALQYGIRAANYPLTEEDMERLQLPASLKTYRDKLFGLTIDSERLAAIRHERRPNSRYASFAQCEFELREVESLFRRENISFINTTHFSVEEISAKILVEKGVERRFK from the coding sequence ATGCAACGAACCGCCTTTTTCATCTCCGACGGTACCGGCATCACGGCCGAAACCCTCGGTCAAAGCCTCCTGGCCCAGTTCGGGGACATCACCTTCAGGAAGGTCACCCGCCCCTACGTGGATACGCTGGACAAGGCCAGGGCCATGGTACAGCAGATCAATGCCGCCGCCGTTCAGGACGGCGCCCGGCCGATCATCTTCGACACCATCGTCAACCGTGACATCCGGGCCATTCTGGACCAGTCGAACGGGTTCATGATCGACATCTTCTCCACCTTTTTATCCCCGCTCGAACGGGAACTTTCCGCCGAATCTTCGTATTCGGTAGGGAAGTCACATTCGATCATGCACAACAGCCACTACATGGAGCGCATCGAGGCCGTCAATTTCGCACTCGAAAACGACGACGGTGCCCGCACGACCCACTATGCCCAGGCCGATCTCATCCTGGTGGGGGTCTCGCGGTGCGGCAAGACGCCGACCTGCCTCTACATGGCCCTGCAATATGGCATCCGCGCCGCCAACTATCCGCTGACCGAAGAGGACATGGAGCGCCTGCAGCTCCCCGCCTCGCTCAAGACCTACCGCGACAAGCTGTTCGGCTTGACCATCGACTCGGAGCGCCTGGCGGCGATCCGCCATGAACGCCGACCGAACAGCCGCTATGCCAGCTTCGCCCAGTGCGAATTCGAGTTGCGCGAGGTGGAGAGTCTGTTCCGCCGCGAGAATATTTCCTTCATCAACACCACGCATTTTTCCGTGGAAGAGATCTCGGCGAAGATTCTGGTGGAGAAAGGCGTGGAAAGACGGTTCAAATAG
- the ppsA gene encoding phosphoenolpyruvate synthase has product MDEYVISLEQLGVHDVERVGGKNASLGEMIANLAGAGVSVPGGFATTAQAYRDFLEQSGLNDRIHAALDALDVDDVNALAKTGAQIRQWVMDAPFPERLDSEIRKAFAQLSAGNANLAVAVRSSATAEDLPDASFAGQQETFLNIRGVDNVIRAAKEVFASLFNDRAIAYRVHQGFDHKLVALSAGVQRMVRSETGAAGVLFTLDTESGFRDAVFVTAAYGLGETVVQGAVNPDEFYVHKPTLEAGRPAILRRNLGSKAIKMVYGEEAKAGRSVRTVDVEPADRARFSISDAEVTELAKQALIIERHYGRPMDIEWAKDGDDGKLYIVQARPETVKSRASATVMERYLLKEKGQVLVEGRAIGQRIGAGKVKIIRDVSEMDRVQPGDVLVSDMTDPDWEPVMKRASAIVTNRGGRTCHAAIIARELGIPAVVGCGNATSLLKDGQTVTVSCAEGDTGLIYEGELGFDIRQSSVDAMPELPFKIMMNVGNPDRAFDFAQLPNAGVGLARLEFIINRMIGVHPKALLNYHSLPLDVKESVDKRIAGYPDPVGFYVEKLVEGVSTLAAAFWPKKVIVRLSDFKSNEYANLIGGKLYEPEEENPMLGFRGASRYISENFRDCFELECRAMKKVREEMGLTNVELMVPFVRTLDEAARVVELLGENGLKRGENDLRVIMMCELPSNALLADEFLEHFDGFSIGSNDLTQLTLGLDRDSGIIAHLFDERNPAVKKLLANAIAACNRAGKYIGICGQGPSDHPDLAKWLMEQGIESVSLNPDSVLDTWFFLAEGNA; this is encoded by the coding sequence TTGGACGAGTATGTAATTTCACTGGAGCAGCTCGGCGTACATGACGTCGAGCGCGTGGGCGGCAAGAACGCATCCCTCGGCGAGATGATCGCCAATCTGGCCGGTGCGGGCGTCTCCGTACCGGGCGGGTTCGCCACCACGGCCCAGGCCTACCGCGATTTCCTCGAGCAGAGCGGGCTGAACGATCGCATTCATGCCGCCCTCGATGCGTTGGACGTCGACGACGTCAACGCCCTGGCCAAGACCGGCGCCCAGATTCGCCAATGGGTCATGGACGCGCCTTTCCCGGAGCGCCTGGACAGCGAAATCCGCAAGGCCTTCGCCCAGCTCTCGGCGGGCAACGCCAATCTGGCCGTTGCCGTACGCTCCTCGGCCACCGCCGAAGACCTGCCGGATGCCTCCTTCGCCGGCCAGCAGGAAACCTTCCTCAACATCCGTGGCGTCGACAACGTCATCCGCGCCGCCAAGGAAGTCTTCGCCTCCCTCTTCAATGACCGCGCCATCGCCTACCGTGTGCACCAGGGCTTCGATCACAAGCTGGTCGCCCTGTCCGCCGGCGTGCAGCGCATGGTCCGCTCCGAGACCGGCGCCGCCGGCGTGCTCTTCACCCTGGATACCGAGTCGGGTTTCCGCGATGCGGTCTTCGTCACCGCCGCCTATGGCCTGGGCGAGACCGTGGTGCAGGGCGCCGTCAACCCGGATGAGTTCTACGTTCACAAACCCACCCTGGAAGCCGGCCGCCCGGCCATCCTCAGGCGCAACCTGGGCAGCAAGGCCATTAAGATGGTCTACGGCGAAGAAGCCAAGGCCGGTCGCTCCGTCCGTACCGTCGACGTCGAGCCCGCCGACCGCGCTCGCTTCTCGATTTCCGACGCCGAGGTCACCGAGCTGGCCAAGCAGGCATTGATCATCGAGCGCCACTACGGTCGTCCGATGGACATCGAATGGGCCAAGGACGGTGATGACGGCAAGCTCTACATCGTCCAGGCCCGCCCCGAGACGGTGAAGAGCCGCGCCAGCGCCACCGTCATGGAGCGCTACCTGCTCAAGGAAAAAGGCCAGGTGCTGGTCGAAGGCCGCGCCATCGGTCAGCGCATCGGCGCCGGCAAGGTCAAGATCATCCGCGACGTCAGTGAGATGGATCGCGTCCAGCCCGGCGACGTCCTGGTGTCCGACATGACCGACCCCGATTGGGAACCGGTGATGAAGCGCGCCAGCGCCATCGTCACCAACCGCGGCGGTCGTACCTGCCACGCCGCCATCATCGCCCGCGAGCTGGGCATCCCGGCGGTCGTCGGTTGCGGTAATGCCACCAGCCTGCTCAAGGATGGCCAGACCGTCACCGTCTCTTGCGCCGAAGGCGATACCGGCCTGATCTACGAAGGCGAACTGGGCTTCGATATTCGCCAGAGCTCGGTGGATGCCATGCCCGAACTGCCGTTCAAGATCATGATGAACGTCGGCAACCCCGACCGCGCCTTCGACTTCGCCCAATTGCCCAATGCCGGCGTGGGCCTGGCGCGGCTCGAATTCATCATCAACCGCATGATCGGCGTGCACCCCAAGGCCCTGCTCAACTACCACAGCCTGCCGCTGGACGTAAAAGAGAGCGTCGACAAGCGTATCGCCGGCTATCCCGATCCGGTCGGCTTCTATGTCGAGAAGCTGGTGGAGGGCGTGTCCACCCTGGCTGCCGCCTTCTGGCCGAAGAAGGTCATCGTGCGGCTGTCGGACTTCAAGTCCAACGAATACGCCAACCTCATCGGCGGCAAGCTCTACGAGCCCGAGGAAGAGAACCCCATGCTGGGCTTCCGCGGCGCTTCGCGCTACATCAGCGAAAACTTCCGCGACTGCTTCGAGCTGGAATGCCGCGCCATGAAGAAGGTGCGCGAAGAGATGGGTCTGACCAACGTCGAACTCATGGTGCCCTTCGTGCGGACCCTGGACGAGGCGGCGCGCGTGGTCGAGTTGCTAGGCGAGAATGGCCTCAAGCGTGGTGAGAACGACCTGCGTGTCATCATGATGTGCGAGCTGCCTTCCAACGCGCTGCTGGCGGACGAATTCCTCGAACACTTCGACGGCTTCTCCATCGGCTCCAACGACCTGACCCAGCTCACCCTGGGCCTGGACCGCGATTCCGGCATCATCGCCCACCTGTTCGACGAGCGGAATCCGGCGGTCAAGAAGCTGCTGGCCAATGCCATCGCCGCCTGTAACCGGGCCGGCAAGTACATCGGCATCTGCGGTCAGGGTCCCTCGGACCATCCCGATCTGGCCAAGTGGCTGATGGAGCAGGGTATCGAGAGCGTTTCCCTCAACCCCGACTCCGTCCTCGACACCTGGTTCTTCCTGGCCGAAGGCAACGCCTGA
- a CDS encoding zinc transporter ZntB encodes MQQYDSDVEQGLIYGYLLDGRGGGRRLSRRELEDVEPSPNEVLWLHWDRSVPEAQAWLRQSSGLSEFACDLLLEEATRPRLVTQPDDSLLLFLRGVNLNPGAVPEDMVSLRVFVEKRRVISLRMRPMKAAAEVQEDIEAGIGAQSAEDLVLYLASYMTSRVDDLVRDLSEHLDSLEEQSDQDDKTLPDHGRVLALRRRATGLRRYLAPQRDIYADLSRGKPAWFVATASQGYWSELHNSLVRNLEELELMRERVALLQEAEQRATTERTNRTLYLLAIITGFFLPISFITGLLGMNMGGLPGSSSPFGFLAACLLIGAVAVFQVWLFRRLRWL; translated from the coding sequence ATGCAGCAGTACGACAGCGATGTGGAGCAGGGCCTCATCTATGGCTATCTACTCGATGGCCGCGGCGGCGGACGACGACTGAGCCGTCGAGAGCTGGAAGACGTCGAGCCGTCGCCCAACGAGGTGCTGTGGCTCCATTGGGATCGCAGCGTTCCGGAAGCCCAGGCCTGGCTGCGCCAGTCCAGTGGCCTGAGCGAGTTCGCCTGCGACCTGTTGCTCGAAGAGGCGACGCGTCCGCGCCTGGTCACTCAGCCCGACGACAGCCTGTTGCTGTTCCTGCGCGGGGTGAATCTCAACCCCGGTGCCGTTCCTGAAGACATGGTCTCGCTCCGCGTATTCGTCGAAAAGCGGCGGGTCATCTCCCTGCGCATGAGACCCATGAAAGCCGCCGCCGAGGTCCAGGAAGATATCGAGGCGGGTATCGGCGCCCAGAGTGCCGAAGATCTGGTTCTCTACCTGGCGAGCTACATGACCAGCCGGGTGGACGACCTGGTTCGCGACCTTTCCGAGCATCTCGACAGCCTCGAAGAGCAGAGCGATCAGGACGACAAGACGCTACCCGATCACGGTCGGGTGCTCGCCCTCAGGCGTCGTGCCACGGGCTTGCGGCGCTACCTCGCTCCCCAGCGCGACATCTATGCGGATCTATCACGCGGCAAACCCGCCTGGTTCGTCGCCACGGCAAGCCAGGGTTATTGGAGCGAATTGCACAACAGCCTGGTCCGTAACCTGGAAGAGCTGGAGCTGATGCGTGAGCGCGTCGCCTTGCTGCAGGAGGCTGAGCAACGGGCGACCACCGAGCGCACCAACCGCACCCTCTATCTGCTCGCCATCATCACCGGGTTCTTCCTGCCCATCAGCTTCATCACCGGTCTGCTCGGAATGAACATGGGCGGGCTGCCGGGTTCTTCCTCGCCCTTCGGCTTCCTGGCGGCTTGCCTGTTGATCGGCGCTGTGGCGGTATTCCAGGTCTGGCTGTTCCGTCGGCTGCGCTGGCTGTGA